In 'Nostoc azollae' 0708, the following are encoded in one genomic region:
- a CDS encoding ATP-binding protein, with translation MLMLHYPLYDFLSTVPSCPETSTLGVVLEILEKEQCDRLVVVNQQQYPIGLLYSARLIPNLLAAASGETFLTLHQSICNLSPSLISPIQTISASEHLDKFNLFLRYQQNQKNKILDWALTDSDGKFVGLVDNSRLLSFLTRKRSTIGLGLPGMGTENQGVDKTRSYDQNEHQPFKHKPLVKLLERLPWPLMLQTGNGEVLTQNPAWWQQLGVLKDPEGIRQQVETILAPVRPQDLEYTNQQAVKIHPHNRVSETEERATEMKWPADSNHFSRRNEALHSPSVLPIIDELQVPANTTSGSHCYLDAQQGTCTCVVEVQNGQERIWQFAKIPLDSHELKVLSGDSEFTLTTENSELLTEDLWLVLATDVTEQQQLFKELAAKNADLIQLNRLKDEFLACISHELKTPLTAVLGLSRLLVDQQLGELNERQARYASLIHQSGRHLMSVINDILDLTRMETGQMELTPSPVQIREVCDHALSEVKTLHNQPSKFIHSSRSESKHSQDHQFSLSIEPGLEQIVADELRLRQMLVHLLSNAFKFTETSGEIGLRVNRWEGWIAFTVWDTGIGIPEHQQHLIFQKFQQLENPLTRQFEGTGLGLVLTRALARLHGGDVSFLSQEGKGSQFTLLLPPTPPRTSFGESEGGNSESHQPISSQRLVLVVEAVARYIEDLTQHLKSLGYRVVIARSGTEALEKARRLQPKTIFLNPLLPLLSGWDVLTLLKSDSVTRHIPVIVTATGAEKEHAYAHRADSFLSLPVEHQALVPILERLSNTPEGEQIGLENNNNTPIKTPLRILRLVNSELEFVNPQPSLREHRVIEVDDLDQAELLARVWQFDVILLDVEASTAQNYLQKLTKYPRLAAIPLVTCDVATTLSASQIPELSVFPYLTPLGKENANSKGKPDALLSVLQIASGICCPPNILVVDVTMLRDLPQVKSKQVKGEQLEKKSALKSEFAQGESSANTERGSEWFQALIQYLQTAGFKAAMGNCWAEMLQQIRHQSVDLILICLGESAIHKEVQKALKALPDLQLNLPPILVIAQRLNQVKNAEVSQPNKEGYQLLKNNNVVGGLADIAGNIATQILPRSISMEDLLKQINQALLNGKNC, from the coding sequence ATGTTAATGTTACATTACCCGCTTTATGACTTTCTATCAACCGTACCCAGCTGCCCGGAAACAAGCACTTTGGGAGTGGTGCTGGAGATTTTGGAGAAAGAGCAGTGCGATCGCTTGGTAGTGGTGAATCAACAACAATACCCTATAGGATTGTTGTACTCTGCCCGTTTAATCCCGAATTTATTAGCAGCAGCTAGTGGCGAAACGTTTTTAACTCTACACCAGTCAATCTGTAATTTAAGTCCCAGTCTGATTTCACCAATACAGACAATATCAGCTTCTGAGCATCTGGACAAATTTAATTTGTTTTTGCGTTATCAACAAAACCAAAAAAATAAAATTTTAGATTGGGCGTTGACTGATTCAGATGGTAAATTTGTGGGTCTGGTGGATAACTCACGCTTACTAAGTTTTTTGACTAGGAAGAGATCAACAATAGGTCTGGGCCTCCCAGGCATGGGAACAGAAAATCAGGGTGTGGACAAAACTCGCTCATACGACCAAAATGAGCATCAACCATTCAAGCACAAGCCTTTGGTTAAGTTGCTGGAAAGACTACCTTGGCCTTTGATGTTACAAACTGGTAATGGTGAGGTTTTAACGCAAAACCCTGCTTGGTGGCAACAATTAGGAGTCCTGAAAGATCCAGAAGGAATTAGACAACAAGTAGAAACTATTCTTGCTCCTGTCCGCCCTCAAGACCTAGAATACACTAATCAACAAGCGGTGAAGATTCATCCCCATAACAGAGTCAGCGAAACCGAAGAAAGAGCCACGGAGATGAAATGGCCTGCTGATAGTAATCACTTTTCTAGAAGAAATGAAGCTCTTCACTCACCATCGGTTTTACCAATTATCGACGAGCTACAAGTACCTGCAAATACTACTTCTGGTAGTCACTGCTATTTAGATGCTCAACAGGGTACTTGTACTTGTGTTGTGGAAGTGCAGAATGGTCAGGAGCGAATTTGGCAGTTTGCTAAAATTCCTTTAGATAGTCATGAATTAAAAGTTTTGAGTGGTGATTCAGAATTTACGCTCACCACTGAAAATTCAGAACTCTTAACTGAGGATCTCTGGTTGGTTTTAGCCACTGATGTGACTGAACAGCAACAACTTTTCAAAGAATTAGCAGCAAAAAATGCCGATCTGATTCAACTGAATCGGTTAAAAGATGAGTTTTTAGCTTGTATTAGTCATGAACTGAAAACACCACTGACAGCAGTTTTGGGTTTGTCACGTTTGTTGGTAGATCAACAATTAGGAGAATTAAACGAGCGACAAGCCCGTTATGCGAGTTTAATTCATCAAAGTGGCCGCCATTTGATGAGTGTGATTAATGATATTTTGGATTTGACTCGGATGGAAACTGGACAGATGGAACTTACTCCCTCCCCAGTGCAAATTCGGGAAGTGTGCGATCACGCTTTATCAGAAGTTAAAACACTCCACAATCAACCTAGCAAATTTATTCATTCCTCTCGATCTGAAAGCAAGCATTCACAGGATCATCAATTCAGCTTAAGTATTGAACCGGGCTTAGAGCAGATAGTTGCAGATGAATTACGATTGCGTCAAATGTTGGTACACTTGCTTTCTAATGCCTTTAAGTTCACCGAAACCTCTGGAGAAATTGGGTTGCGGGTGAATCGTTGGGAAGGTTGGATTGCTTTTACAGTTTGGGATACAGGTATTGGTATTCCTGAACATCAACAACATTTAATCTTTCAAAAATTCCAACAATTGGAAAATCCCCTGACTCGACAGTTTGAAGGCACTGGTTTAGGACTAGTATTAACAAGGGCTTTGGCTCGTCTACATGGGGGAGATGTCAGCTTTTTGTCTCAGGAAGGTAAAGGTAGCCAGTTTACTCTGCTATTACCACCCACTCCTCCCAGAACCAGCTTTGGGGAATCAGAAGGGGGAAATTCGGAATCACATCAACCCATTTCTTCTCAACGATTAGTGTTAGTGGTTGAAGCAGTAGCTCGATATATTGAAGACTTAACCCAACATCTTAAAAGTTTAGGCTATCGCGTGGTGATTGCGCGATCGGGAACAGAAGCACTGGAAAAAGCCCGTCGTTTGCAACCAAAAACTATATTTTTGAACCCCTTACTACCCCTACTTTCCGGTTGGGATGTGCTGACTTTACTAAAATCGGATAGTGTAACTCGCCATATTCCTGTGATTGTCACAGCAACGGGAGCAGAAAAAGAACACGCTTATGCTCACCGTGCTGATAGTTTCTTGAGTTTACCAGTTGAACATCAGGCTTTAGTACCGATTTTGGAAAGATTGTCTAATACACCAGAAGGTGAACAAATAGGTTTAGAAAATAACAACAACACCCCAATAAAAACGCCTTTGCGGATTCTGAGGTTGGTGAATTCCGAATTAGAATTTGTTAATCCCCAACCTTCTTTGCGAGAACATCGAGTCATTGAAGTAGATGATTTAGATCAAGCAGAACTTTTAGCAAGGGTTTGGCAGTTTGATGTCATTTTATTAGATGTGGAAGCTTCTACAGCCCAAAATTATCTCCAAAAGTTGACTAAGTATCCACGTTTAGCGGCTATACCTTTGGTGACTTGCGATGTTGCTACTACTTTAAGTGCTTCCCAAATACCAGAATTATCTGTGTTTCCTTACTTAACTCCTTTGGGCAAAGAAAATGCTAATTCCAAAGGAAAACCAGATGCTTTATTGTCAGTGCTGCAAATTGCTTCTGGTATTTGCTGCCCTCCCAATATTCTAGTAGTAGATGTGACCATGTTACGTGATTTGCCACAGGTAAAATCCAAGCAGGTTAAGGGTGAACAACTAGAAAAGAAATCTGCTCTCAAAAGTGAGTTTGCACAGGGTGAATCTTCTGCAAATACAGAACGGGGATCAGAATGGTTTCAAGCTTTAATTCAGTACTTACAAACTGCTGGCTTTAAAGCGGCTATGGGAAACTGCTGGGCAGAGATGCTGCAACAAATTCGCCATCAAAGTGTTGATTTAATCCTAATTTGTTTGGGTGAATCTGCTATTCATAAAGAAGTGCAGAAAGCATTAAAAGCTCTGCCAGATTTACAGTTGAACTTACCACCTATTTTGGTGATTGCTCAAAGATTGAATCAGGTGAAAAATGCAGAAGTTTCACAACCAAACAAGGAAGGATATCAGCTATTAAAAAATAATAATGTGGTTGGTGGTTTAGCAGATATTGCTGGTAATATTGCTACCCAGATATTACCTCGCTCTATCTCCATGGAAGATTTATTAAAACAAATTAATCAGGCTTTGCTAAATGGTAAAAATTGTTGA
- a CDS encoding KaiA family protein, with protein MILPILLIWLLGVKKYLYNIAIPNQQEGFIEALNNVIDDIVNLFFGSQLTPTSAAKIHQLHNTRQLNTNQTGDNNTQYTYVLACNYQKNQQWFQKMSADERQELLAQLKSDYRHILIDYFTTDKTLKIAIDKFINALFYANIPVPQIIEIHMELIDEFSKQLKLEGRSDETLLDYRLTLIDILAHLCEVYRVSSSKIN; from the coding sequence ATGATACTACCCATATTATTGATTTGGCTACTAGGTGTTAAAAAATATTTATATAACATTGCTATTCCCAATCAGCAGGAAGGTTTCATAGAGGCGTTAAATAATGTCATAGATGACATTGTGAACCTATTTTTTGGTTCACAATTGACTCCTACTAGTGCTGCAAAAATCCACCAACTACATAACACGAGACAGTTAAATACCAATCAAACAGGAGATAACAATACTCAATATACCTACGTCTTAGCCTGTAATTACCAAAAAAACCAGCAATGGTTTCAGAAAATGAGTGCAGATGAAAGGCAGGAACTATTAGCACAACTTAAATCAGATTACCGACACATTTTGATAGATTACTTCACAACAGACAAAACATTGAAAATAGCGATTGATAAATTCATCAACGCCTTATTTTATGCTAATATTCCTGTGCCACAAATTATAGAAATCCACATGGAACTGATTGACGAATTTTCCAAACAACTAAAATTAGAAGGGAGGAGCGATGAAACATTATTAGATTACAGGCTGACATTGATAGATATTTTGGCACATCTGTGTGAAGTCTATAGAGTTTCCAGTTCTAAAATAAATTGA
- the kaiB gene encoding circadian clock protein KaiB: protein MNKARKTYVLKLYVAGNTPNSVRALSTLKNILEQEFQGVYALKVIDVLKNPQLAEEDKILATPTLSKILPPPVRKIIGDLSDRERVLIGLDLLYEELSEEDWE from the coding sequence ATGAATAAAGCCAGAAAAACCTATGTTCTCAAGCTTTATGTAGCAGGGAACACACCCAACTCTGTGCGAGCATTAAGCACACTTAAAAACATCCTAGAACAGGAGTTTCAAGGAGTATATGCCCTAAAAGTAATCGACGTTCTTAAAAATCCACAATTAGCGGAAGAAGACAAAATACTAGCCACACCGACATTATCCAAGATTTTGCCACCCCCAGTTCGCAAAATCATCGGCGATCTTTCAGATAGAGAAAGAGTTTTGATAGGATTAGACTTACTTTATGAAGAATTGAGTGAAGAAGACTGGGAATAG
- the kaiC gene encoding circadian clock protein KaiC — translation MSDKAQQEQQNPPIGGVEKIRTMIEGFDDISHGGLPVGRTTLVSGTSGTGKTLLSLQFLYNGITYFDEPGVFVTFEESPSDIIKNAHIFGWNLQKLIEEGKLFILDASPDPEGQDIVGNFDLSALIERLQYAIRKYKAHRVSIDSITAVFQQYEAVGVVRREIFRLVARLKQLYVTTIITTERGEEYGPVASFGVEEFVSDNVVIVRNVLEGERRRRTIEILKLRGTTHMKGEYPFTITNAGVNIFPLGAMRLTQRSSNVRVSSGVKTLDEMCGGGFFKDSIILATGATGTGKTLLVSKFIQDGCVSGERAILFAYEESRAQLSRNAYSWGIDFEELEHQGLLKIICTYPESTGLEDHLQIIKSEIADFKPARIAIDSLSALARGVSNNAFRQFVIGVTGYAKQEEITGFFTNTSDQFMGSHSITDSHISTITDTILMLQYVEIHGEMSRAINVFKMRGSWHDKGIREYNITADGPNIKDSFRNYERIVSGAPTRVIMDEKAELSRIVKRFEEK, via the coding sequence ATGAGTGACAAAGCGCAACAAGAGCAACAAAATCCACCAATTGGGGGTGTAGAGAAAATCCGCACAATGATCGAGGGTTTTGACGATATTAGTCATGGCGGTTTACCAGTCGGGAGAACAACCTTAGTCAGCGGTACTTCTGGTACAGGTAAAACCTTATTATCCCTACAATTTTTGTATAATGGCATCACTTACTTTGATGAACCAGGAGTATTTGTTACCTTTGAAGAATCACCAAGCGACATTATTAAAAATGCCCATATTTTTGGGTGGAATTTGCAAAAACTGATTGAAGAAGGAAAGTTATTTATTCTCGATGCATCTCCGGATCCTGAAGGTCAAGATATTGTCGGCAACTTTGACCTATCAGCCTTAATTGAACGCTTACAGTATGCCATTCGCAAATACAAAGCTCATCGGGTTTCCATTGATTCAATCACAGCAGTATTCCAACAATATGAAGCAGTGGGAGTAGTGCGACGAGAAATATTTCGCCTAGTAGCACGTCTCAAACAATTATATGTCACTACTATCATTACCACAGAACGTGGAGAAGAATATGGACCTGTAGCTTCTTTTGGAGTAGAAGAATTTGTTTCCGACAATGTAGTCATTGTTCGCAACGTTTTAGAAGGAGAACGCCGACGACGGACAATTGAAATTCTCAAATTACGTGGAACAACTCACATGAAAGGTGAATATCCATTCACCATTACTAATGCAGGAGTTAACATTTTCCCATTAGGAGCAATGCGGCTAACACAAAGGTCTTCAAATGTCCGCGTATCTTCGGGAGTCAAAACTCTAGATGAAATGTGTGGTGGTGGTTTCTTTAAAGATTCGATTATTTTAGCCACAGGAGCCACAGGTACTGGTAAGACTCTGTTAGTCAGTAAATTTATTCAAGATGGCTGTGTGAGCGGTGAGAGAGCAATTTTATTTGCTTATGAAGAATCCCGCGCTCAACTGTCTCGAAATGCCTATTCTTGGGGAATTGATTTTGAAGAATTAGAACACCAAGGCTTATTAAAAATAATTTGTACCTATCCCGAATCAACTGGGTTAGAAGACCACTTGCAAATTATTAAATCAGAAATTGCTGATTTTAAGCCAGCTAGAATTGCCATTGATTCTCTCTCAGCCCTGGCTAGAGGCGTAAGCAATAATGCTTTTCGTCAGTTTGTAATTGGTGTTACAGGCTATGCCAAACAAGAAGAGATAACAGGGTTCTTTACGAACACAAGCGACCAATTTATGGGGTCACATTCAATCACTGATTCTCATATTTCCACGATTACTGATACAATTCTCATGTTGCAGTATGTGGAAATACATGGTGAAATGTCACGGGCAATCAACGTATTCAAGATGAGGGGTTCGTGGCACGATAAGGGGATTAGGGAGTACAATATTACGGCTGATGGGCCGAATATCAAAGATTCATTCCGTAATTATGAACGAATTGTTAGTGGAGCGCCTACCCGCGTTATCATGGACGAAAAGGCGGAACTTTCTCGCATTGTCAAACGTTTTGAAGAGAAGTAG
- a CDS encoding TolC family protein, with translation MKGQHLFHSFLPGVTAAVLTTQSAWANTHKVGDVKVVSSPSILTATNGKPSVVDDINRQQRNTAVDNSPALVATLDFSNLSVTSVASHDVREASLVHNGSVTKENSPKTLLPNAVTSAKLAQLREGEKCLQARQKSQAAMLLALKACSQKNGASKKVAQVTNPGDSQTPNTSEPSVPNVETATPAPTDSKGSPLENLNSNPNPLLFPTKPEEVRLQKNQPITLAEALELAKQNNNELQVSILQLERSKSALREAQAALLPTLGVNGNVTNSRSSSNTLQAKQQERLNPLSPDAESNTSFGGQAELTYNLYTSGRRNAAITEAEEQVRFQELDVERQSEEIRLNVATDYYNLQQADENVRISQSAVQNSEASLRDAQALERAGVGTRFDMLRSQVNLANAEQELTDARSQQAIAQRRLATRLNLPQSINITAADPVQLAGLWERGLEDSIILAYQNRPELQQQLAQRNISEQQRRQALASLGPQISLVASYDLLDVFNDSINVSDGYSVGVRATLNLYDGGAAKARAAQAKTNIAIAETNFAEQRNQIRFQVEQAYSTQIANLENVQTSNAALEQAKESLRLARLRFQAGVGTQTDVINAENELTRSEGNRVRAILNYNRALTELQRYVTSRAFKK, from the coding sequence GTGAAAGGACAGCACTTATTTCATAGTTTCTTGCCTGGTGTAACAGCAGCAGTATTAACGACTCAATCGGCTTGGGCTAATACCCATAAAGTTGGTGACGTCAAAGTGGTGTCTTCTCCTAGTATCTTGACTGCAACCAATGGGAAACCCTCAGTTGTGGACGACATCAACAGACAGCAGCGCAATACCGCAGTTGATAATTCTCCAGCTTTAGTAGCTACTCTGGATTTTAGTAACCTGAGTGTGACGTCTGTGGCTAGTCACGATGTTAGAGAAGCCTCTTTGGTTCATAATGGCAGCGTGACAAAAGAAAACAGCCCGAAAACACTTTTGCCAAATGCAGTGACTAGTGCAAAATTAGCACAGTTACGGGAAGGGGAAAAATGTTTACAGGCAAGGCAAAAAAGCCAAGCTGCTATGCTTCTGGCTTTAAAGGCTTGTTCACAAAAAAATGGGGCGTCCAAGAAGGTAGCTCAAGTTACTAATCCTGGTGATTCACAAACGCCTAATACTTCAGAGCCATCTGTTCCAAACGTAGAAACTGCCACACCTGCACCGACAGACTCTAAAGGGTCACCTCTGGAAAACCTGAATTCTAATCCTAATCCTCTGCTATTTCCCACAAAACCAGAGGAAGTCAGGCTTCAGAAAAATCAGCCCATTACTTTGGCCGAGGCGCTGGAACTGGCAAAGCAGAATAACAACGAATTACAAGTGTCGATATTGCAGTTAGAGCGCAGTAAATCTGCTCTCCGAGAAGCCCAGGCTGCCTTGTTGCCTACTTTGGGGGTGAATGGTAATGTCACTAATAGCCGTAGTTCTAGCAACACACTGCAAGCTAAACAGCAAGAGAGGTTAAATCCTCTGTCACCTGATGCTGAATCGAATACTAGCTTTGGTGGTCAAGCAGAACTTACGTATAATCTTTATACGTCTGGGAGACGAAATGCAGCAATTACAGAGGCTGAGGAACAGGTACGATTTCAGGAATTAGATGTAGAAAGACAATCTGAAGAAATTCGCCTGAATGTTGCCACAGATTACTATAATCTGCAACAGGCAGATGAAAATGTACGTATTTCTCAGTCGGCGGTACAGAATTCTGAGGCTAGTTTGCGAGATGCACAGGCTTTGGAAAGGGCTGGAGTGGGTACAAGATTTGATATGTTGCGATCGCAGGTGAATTTAGCCAATGCCGAACAAGAGTTAACTGATGCTCGTTCTCAGCAAGCCATCGCTCAGCGGCGGTTAGCTACTCGCCTAAATCTGCCACAGTCGATAAATATCACTGCTGCTGACCCTGTGCAGTTAGCTGGTCTTTGGGAACGTGGTTTAGAAGATAGCATTATCTTAGCTTATCAAAACCGCCCCGAACTACAACAGCAGTTGGCACAGCGGAATATTAGCGAACAACAAAGAAGACAAGCTCTAGCATCTTTAGGACCGCAAATTAGTTTAGTTGCCAGCTATGACCTGCTAGATGTGTTTAATGATAGTATCAACGTTAGCGATGGTTATTCTGTGGGAGTGCGAGCCACCCTGAATTTATATGATGGTGGTGCAGCAAAAGCAAGAGCAGCCCAGGCTAAAACTAATATTGCGATCGCTGAAACTAATTTTGCAGAACAACGTAACCAAATCCGTTTTCAAGTAGAACAGGCTTATTCTACCCAGATCGCTAACTTGGAAAACGTCCAAACTTCCAACGCGGCTCTAGAGCAAGCCAAAGAGTCCCTACGGTTAGCTCGTTTGCGATTCCAAGCTGGTGTAGGTACTCAAACAGATGTGATTAACGCGGAAAATGAACTTACCAGATCCGAAGGTAATCGCGTTCGCGCCATCTTGAACTACAACCGTGCTTTAACCGAGTTACAACGCTATGTAACATCTAGGGCTTTTAAGAAGTAA